In Intestinibacillus sp. Marseille-P6563, a single genomic region encodes these proteins:
- a CDS encoding ABC transporter ATP-binding protein, protein MNESLIVARGLTKTYSAVPALDHIDLTIGSGRIVGLLGPNGSGKTTFIKLLCGLLQPTSGILTIDEHAPGIHTKSVISYLPDRMYFADWMKTCDLTDFFADFYENFDRAKAVEMLAALNIGPNQRLKTMSKGTKEKVQLALIMSRKAKLYLLDEPIAGVDPAARDFILNTILTNYNEDGTVMLSTHLIADIERVLDEAIFLQTGHVVRHDTVDNIRENEGKSVDQLFREIFAYGV, encoded by the coding sequence ATGAATGAATCTTTGATCGTTGCCCGCGGGCTGACCAAGACTTATAGCGCGGTACCGGCGCTCGACCACATCGATCTGACCATCGGCAGCGGCCGCATCGTAGGTCTCTTAGGCCCCAACGGTTCGGGCAAGACGACCTTTATAAAATTACTCTGCGGACTTTTGCAGCCCACATCCGGCATATTGACCATCGACGAGCATGCGCCTGGCATCCATACCAAAAGTGTAATCTCGTATTTGCCTGACCGCATGTACTTTGCCGACTGGATGAAGACTTGTGATTTGACCGACTTTTTTGCCGACTTTTATGAGAACTTTGACCGCGCCAAGGCGGTCGAGATGCTGGCAGCGCTGAATATTGGTCCCAACCAGCGGCTCAAGACCATGTCCAAGGGCACCAAGGAAAAAGTCCAGCTCGCGCTTATCATGAGCCGGAAAGCCAAACTGTACCTGCTCGACGAACCAATTGCAGGCGTGGACCCGGCGGCACGTGACTTTATCCTCAACACCATTTTGACCAACTATAATGAAGATGGTACGGTCATGCTGTCCACGCATTTGATTGCTGACATCGAGCGCGTGCTGGATGAAGCCATCTTCTTGCAGACCGGACACGTTGTGCGTCACGATACCGTGGACAACATCCGCGAAAACGAAGGCAAATCGGTCGATCAGCTCTTCCGCGAGATCTTCGCTTACGGTGTGTAA
- a CDS encoding VanZ family protein, translating into MKKERYARLALLGYFVLLVAAFVFTRMDSLVGYRQEMQWYLEYYGWLPHNYVPFQTIGLYLSQLPSTIALRNLFGNILVLLPFGVLLPWGFARFRRFGPFLGVCALFCVGLEVFQRLTLTGTFDVDDIILGFIGCLAGFLVFQGLYKMYHT; encoded by the coding sequence ATGAAGAAAGAACGTTATGCCCGTCTGGCGCTCCTCGGCTACTTTGTCCTATTGGTTGCCGCCTTTGTGTTCACCCGTATGGACAGCCTTGTCGGGTATCGACAGGAAATGCAATGGTATTTGGAATACTATGGCTGGCTTCCGCACAACTACGTGCCGTTCCAGACCATTGGCCTGTATCTAAGTCAGCTGCCCAGCACCATTGCGCTACGCAATCTGTTCGGCAACATCCTCGTTCTGCTGCCATTCGGGGTGCTGCTGCCGTGGGGCTTTGCCCGTTTCCGCCGATTCGGCCCGTTCCTCGGCGTGTGCGCCCTGTTTTGCGTCGGGTTGGAAGTTTTCCAGCGCCTGACTCTGACCGGTACCTTTGATGTGGATGACATCATTTTAGGGTTCATCGGTTGTCTGGCCGGTTTCCTTGTTTTTCAAGGTCTATATAAGATGTATCATACATAA
- a CDS encoding NAD(+) synthase, whose amino-acid sequence MKDGFLKVAAATPRIRVADCSYNASRVEAMAAEAAENGAALLVFPELCLTGYTCGDLFLQDSLLRGAEQALTRVLDASARHAIVLVVGMPFRLGGALYNVAAVICRGKLLGLVPKHNIPNYSEFYEARHFTSGRGIQPMTVQVCGQETLFGDGLLFRCTGLSSFVLGCEICEDLWVANPPSSYLSAAGATVIANPSASDETIGKAAYRRELVKGQSARLLCGYVYADAGMGESTQDLVFSGHDLIAENGALLAESKRFSTGIVYSELDLDRLLHERRRMNTFEAQPGTCVEIPFDLPLRDTVLTRPFAQTPFVPTDKTDLEIRCEEILHMQATGLATRMQHARCKTAVIGLSGGLDSTLALIVTVHAFDILGIDHSGIHAVTMPCFGTTTRTKSNAMRLAEGYGATLHTVDIKAAVNQHFEDIGHSWDNQNVTFENAQARTRTLVLMDLANEMGGLVIGTGDLSELALGWATYNGDHMSMYGVNASIPKTLVRYLTAYEAAHASGVLKESLLDVLGTPVSPELLPPKDGEISQKTEELVGPYELHDFFLYYMVRFGYSPRKIFRVARLAFQGTYDDETIKKWLVIFTRRFFIQQFKRSCLPDGPKVGSVTLSPRGDWRMPSDAVSELWLSEAESL is encoded by the coding sequence ATGAAAGACGGATTTTTAAAGGTTGCAGCCGCGACCCCGCGCATCCGGGTGGCCGACTGCTCGTATAACGCTTCCCGCGTGGAAGCCATGGCCGCCGAGGCGGCCGAAAACGGTGCGGCCCTGCTCGTATTCCCCGAGCTGTGCCTGACCGGTTACACCTGCGGCGACCTCTTCTTGCAGGACAGCCTGCTGCGCGGCGCCGAGCAGGCGCTCACCCGCGTGCTGGACGCTTCGGCCCGCCATGCCATTGTGCTGGTGGTTGGCATGCCCTTCCGCCTGGGCGGCGCCTTATATAATGTAGCGGCGGTCATCTGCCGCGGCAAGCTGCTCGGTCTGGTGCCCAAGCACAACATTCCTAATTACTCAGAGTTTTATGAAGCCAGACATTTTACATCTGGTAGAGGCATTCAACCCATGACCGTTCAGGTCTGCGGTCAGGAGACATTGTTTGGCGACGGCCTGCTGTTCCGCTGCACTGGACTGTCCTCGTTCGTGCTCGGCTGCGAGATCTGTGAAGATCTGTGGGTGGCCAATCCGCCCAGCTCCTACCTGAGCGCGGCCGGTGCAACCGTGATCGCTAACCCGTCGGCTTCGGATGAGACCATCGGCAAGGCAGCCTATCGCCGTGAACTGGTCAAGGGCCAGTCGGCTCGCCTGCTGTGCGGCTATGTCTACGCCGACGCTGGCATGGGCGAATCGACCCAGGACCTCGTGTTCTCCGGCCATGACCTGATCGCCGAAAACGGCGCCCTTCTGGCCGAGAGCAAGCGTTTTTCGACCGGCATCGTGTATTCCGAACTGGATTTGGACCGTCTGCTCCATGAACGCCGCCGCATGAACACCTTTGAAGCGCAGCCGGGTACCTGCGTGGAAATTCCGTTTGATCTGCCGCTGCGCGACACGGTCCTGACCCGTCCGTTTGCCCAGACCCCCTTTGTCCCGACCGACAAGACCGATCTGGAAATCCGCTGCGAAGAGATCCTGCACATGCAGGCCACCGGTCTGGCCACCCGCATGCAGCATGCCCGCTGCAAGACCGCGGTCATCGGCCTGTCGGGCGGCCTGGATTCCACGCTCGCGCTCATCGTGACCGTGCATGCGTTTGATATCCTCGGCATCGACCACAGCGGCATCCACGCCGTGACCATGCCGTGCTTCGGCACCACCACGCGCACCAAGTCCAACGCCATGCGTCTGGCCGAAGGCTATGGCGCGACCTTGCACACCGTGGACATCAAGGCTGCGGTCAACCAGCATTTCGAGGACATCGGCCACAGCTGGGACAACCAGAACGTCACCTTTGAAAACGCGCAGGCGCGTACCCGTACGCTGGTGCTGATGGACCTTGCCAACGAAATGGGCGGTCTGGTCATCGGTACGGGCGACCTTTCCGAACTCGCGCTCGGCTGGGCGACCTACAACGGCGACCATATGAGTATGTATGGTGTCAATGCCTCCATCCCCAAAACGCTGGTGCGCTATCTAACCGCCTATGAAGCCGCGCATGCGTCCGGGGTACTCAAAGAAAGCCTGCTCGACGTGCTGGGCACCCCGGTATCGCCCGAGCTGCTGCCGCCCAAGGACGGCGAAATCAGCCAAAAGACCGAAGAGTTGGTCGGCCCCTATGAGTTGCATGACTTTTTCCTGTATTATATGGTGCGCTTCGGCTATTCGCCGCGCAAAATCTTCCGCGTCGCGCGTCTGGCCTTCCAGGGCACCTACGATGACGAAACCATCAAAAAATGGCTGGTCATCTTCACTCGCCGCTTCTTCATCCAGCAGTTCAAGCGTTCCTGCCTGCCTGACGGCCCCAAGGTCGGTTCGGTCACGCTCTCGCCCCGCGGCGATTGGCGCATGCCGAGTGATGCGGTCAGCGAACTCTGGCTGAGCGAAGCCGAAAGCCTGTAA
- the mutT gene encoding 8-oxo-dGTP diphosphatase MutT, producing MATEVVAALIRRDGRILICQRPPRQSHPLKWEFVGGKIEPGETPEQALARECREELGIEVQVGGLFMEVTHDYPDKTIHLRLYESTILSGEPQKIEPSDLRWVTPAELTDFPFCEADVVILERLQQL from the coding sequence ATGGCAACCGAAGTCGTTGCGGCCCTCATCCGTCGGGACGGACGCATTTTGATCTGTCAGCGTCCACCCCGGCAGTCCCATCCGCTCAAATGGGAATTTGTCGGCGGCAAAATTGAACCGGGCGAAACGCCCGAACAGGCCCTCGCGCGCGAATGCCGGGAAGAACTCGGCATCGAAGTGCAAGTCGGCGGCCTGTTTATGGAAGTCACCCACGATTACCCGGACAAGACCATCCATTTGCGGCTATATGAATCCACGATTCTTTCCGGCGAGCCGCAGAAGATCGAACCATCCGATTTGCGGTGGGTCACGCCGGCGGAGCTGACTGACTTCCCCTTCTGCGAAGCCGATGTCGTGATTTTGGAGCGACTTCAGCAACTGTGA